Proteins from one Bombus affinis isolate iyBomAffi1 chromosome 1, iyBomAffi1.2, whole genome shotgun sequence genomic window:
- the LOC126920364 gene encoding queuine tRNA-ribosyltransferase accessory subunit 2 isoform X1: MLITNNMKFSTNSIKSCAARIGTLTEFERIPNTIFETPLALIHTKGGCVPHLTKDVFKMVTSDPQILSVPLSSTYLMLESMKDNNVSFANFVGMKEYINFVTLHDQAYATPSGFREANSIPIWTRSGKFTLTPNMYMNVIETFKPDMYVALCDGDTNINSSKKRVSNSIQNSTKFFDNCFTKHSSSEVLKSSEILGAIEGGYDKDARTISINYLKTKPIIGYVIDGLHNNGPDVKNIPSEQIREIVQHTNNLLPPEKLRVSMGCWNPLTVLDLVELGTDIFDTSYPYIITENLRALTFLCDHDDCNNVGHTISFTEESRYADDFSPICSHCECLTCKNHTKAYLYHLCNVKEMLGSVLLMIHNIHQYLEFFKIIRESIKCGVLDDYKKKINLKFKQGNVAEADEPTNIKETKSSSS, encoded by the exons ATGTTGATAACAAATAACATGAAATTCTCtactaattcaataaaatcttGTGCTGCCCGTATTGGAACGTTAACAGAATTTGAAAGAATTCCTAATACCATTTTTGAAACTCCTCTTGCTCTTATTCATACAAag gGAGGTTGTGTACCGCATTTAACTAAGGATGTTTTTAAAATGGTTACTTCAGACCCACAAATCTTATCTGTTCCTCTTTCTTCCACGTATTTAATGCTGGAATCAATGAAGGATAATAATGTTAGTTTTGCAAATTTTGTGGGTATGAAG GAGTACATTAATTTTGTTACACTACATGACCAAGCCTATGCAACGCCTTCAGGTTTTCGAGAAGCTAATTCTATTCCCATATGGACAAGAAGTGGAAAATTTACATTAACACCCAATATGTATATGAATGTTATTGAAACATTTAAACCAGACATGTATGTTGCTTTGTGTGATGGAGATACTAATATCAATAGTAGCAAAAAGAGAGTATCAAATTCTATACAAAATAGCACGAAATTCTTTGATAACTGTTTTACTAAACATTCTTCATCTGAAGTATTAAAGTCCTCTGAAATATTAGGTGCAATTGAAGGTGGTTATGATAAAGATGCTAGAACAAtatcaataaattatttaaaaactaaaCCTATAATAGGATATGTGATTGATGGATTGCATAATAATGGACCAGATGTAAAGAATATACCATCGGAACAAATCAGAGAAATAGTACAACACACAAAT AATCTTTTACCTCCTGAAAAGCTTAGGGTATCAATGGGATGTTGGAATCCCCTTACAGTATTAGACCTTGTTGAATTAGGTACAGATATATTTGATACTTCATACCCTTATATAATTACTGAAAATTTAAGAGCTTTAACTTTCCTATGTGATCATGATGACTGTAATAATGTAGGTCATACAATATCATTTACAGAAGAAAG CAGATATGCGGATGACTTTTCTCCAATATGTTCTCATTGTGAATGTCTAACATGTAAAAATCATACCAAAGCATATCTATATCATCTGTGTAATGTTAAGGAAATGCTTGGCTCTGTTCTTTTAATGAT ACACAATATACATCAATATCTCgaattttttaagattattcgAGAGAGCATAAAATGTGGTGTTCTTGATGATtacaaaaagaaaattaatttaaaatttaagcaAGGCAATGTCGCTGAAGCAGATGAACCTACAAATATAAAAGAAACTAAATCTTCTAGTTCATAA
- the LOC126920364 gene encoding queuine tRNA-ribosyltransferase accessory subunit 2 isoform X2 has protein sequence MLITNNMKFSTNSIKSCAARIGTLTEFERIPNTIFETPLALIHTKGGCVPHLTKDVFKMVTSDPQILSVPLSSTYLMLESMKDNNVSFANFVGMKEYINFVTLHDQAYATPSGFREANSIPIWTRSGKFTLTPNMYMNVIETFKPDMYVALCDGDTNINSSKKRVSNSIQNSTKFFDNCFTKHSSSEVLKSSEILGAIEGGYDKDARTISINYLKTKPIIGYVIDGLHNNGPDVKNIPSEQIREIVQHTNNLLPPEKLRVSMGCWNPLTVLDLVELGTDIFDTSYPYIITENLRALTFLCDHDDCNNVGHTISFTEERYADDFSPICSHCECLTCKNHTKAYLYHLCNVKEMLGSVLLMIHNIHQYLEFFKIIRESIKCGVLDDYKKKINLKFKQGNVAEADEPTNIKETKSSSS, from the exons ATGTTGATAACAAATAACATGAAATTCTCtactaattcaataaaatcttGTGCTGCCCGTATTGGAACGTTAACAGAATTTGAAAGAATTCCTAATACCATTTTTGAAACTCCTCTTGCTCTTATTCATACAAag gGAGGTTGTGTACCGCATTTAACTAAGGATGTTTTTAAAATGGTTACTTCAGACCCACAAATCTTATCTGTTCCTCTTTCTTCCACGTATTTAATGCTGGAATCAATGAAGGATAATAATGTTAGTTTTGCAAATTTTGTGGGTATGAAG GAGTACATTAATTTTGTTACACTACATGACCAAGCCTATGCAACGCCTTCAGGTTTTCGAGAAGCTAATTCTATTCCCATATGGACAAGAAGTGGAAAATTTACATTAACACCCAATATGTATATGAATGTTATTGAAACATTTAAACCAGACATGTATGTTGCTTTGTGTGATGGAGATACTAATATCAATAGTAGCAAAAAGAGAGTATCAAATTCTATACAAAATAGCACGAAATTCTTTGATAACTGTTTTACTAAACATTCTTCATCTGAAGTATTAAAGTCCTCTGAAATATTAGGTGCAATTGAAGGTGGTTATGATAAAGATGCTAGAACAAtatcaataaattatttaaaaactaaaCCTATAATAGGATATGTGATTGATGGATTGCATAATAATGGACCAGATGTAAAGAATATACCATCGGAACAAATCAGAGAAATAGTACAACACACAAAT AATCTTTTACCTCCTGAAAAGCTTAGGGTATCAATGGGATGTTGGAATCCCCTTACAGTATTAGACCTTGTTGAATTAGGTACAGATATATTTGATACTTCATACCCTTATATAATTACTGAAAATTTAAGAGCTTTAACTTTCCTATGTGATCATGATGACTGTAATAATGTAGGTCATACAATATCATTTACAGAAGAAAG ATATGCGGATGACTTTTCTCCAATATGTTCTCATTGTGAATGTCTAACATGTAAAAATCATACCAAAGCATATCTATATCATCTGTGTAATGTTAAGGAAATGCTTGGCTCTGTTCTTTTAATGAT ACACAATATACATCAATATCTCgaattttttaagattattcgAGAGAGCATAAAATGTGGTGTTCTTGATGATtacaaaaagaaaattaatttaaaatttaagcaAGGCAATGTCGCTGAAGCAGATGAACCTACAAATATAAAAGAAACTAAATCTTCTAGTTCATAA
- the LOC126920364 gene encoding queuine tRNA-ribosyltransferase accessory subunit 2 isoform X3 — MVTSDPQILSVPLSSTYLMLESMKDNNVSFANFVGMKEYINFVTLHDQAYATPSGFREANSIPIWTRSGKFTLTPNMYMNVIETFKPDMYVALCDGDTNINSSKKRVSNSIQNSTKFFDNCFTKHSSSEVLKSSEILGAIEGGYDKDARTISINYLKTKPIIGYVIDGLHNNGPDVKNIPSEQIREIVQHTNNLLPPEKLRVSMGCWNPLTVLDLVELGTDIFDTSYPYIITENLRALTFLCDHDDCNNVGHTISFTEESRYADDFSPICSHCECLTCKNHTKAYLYHLCNVKEMLGSVLLMIHNIHQYLEFFKIIRESIKCGVLDDYKKKINLKFKQGNVAEADEPTNIKETKSSSS; from the exons ATGGTTACTTCAGACCCACAAATCTTATCTGTTCCTCTTTCTTCCACGTATTTAATGCTGGAATCAATGAAGGATAATAATGTTAGTTTTGCAAATTTTGTGGGTATGAAG GAGTACATTAATTTTGTTACACTACATGACCAAGCCTATGCAACGCCTTCAGGTTTTCGAGAAGCTAATTCTATTCCCATATGGACAAGAAGTGGAAAATTTACATTAACACCCAATATGTATATGAATGTTATTGAAACATTTAAACCAGACATGTATGTTGCTTTGTGTGATGGAGATACTAATATCAATAGTAGCAAAAAGAGAGTATCAAATTCTATACAAAATAGCACGAAATTCTTTGATAACTGTTTTACTAAACATTCTTCATCTGAAGTATTAAAGTCCTCTGAAATATTAGGTGCAATTGAAGGTGGTTATGATAAAGATGCTAGAACAAtatcaataaattatttaaaaactaaaCCTATAATAGGATATGTGATTGATGGATTGCATAATAATGGACCAGATGTAAAGAATATACCATCGGAACAAATCAGAGAAATAGTACAACACACAAAT AATCTTTTACCTCCTGAAAAGCTTAGGGTATCAATGGGATGTTGGAATCCCCTTACAGTATTAGACCTTGTTGAATTAGGTACAGATATATTTGATACTTCATACCCTTATATAATTACTGAAAATTTAAGAGCTTTAACTTTCCTATGTGATCATGATGACTGTAATAATGTAGGTCATACAATATCATTTACAGAAGAAAG CAGATATGCGGATGACTTTTCTCCAATATGTTCTCATTGTGAATGTCTAACATGTAAAAATCATACCAAAGCATATCTATATCATCTGTGTAATGTTAAGGAAATGCTTGGCTCTGTTCTTTTAATGAT ACACAATATACATCAATATCTCgaattttttaagattattcgAGAGAGCATAAAATGTGGTGTTCTTGATGATtacaaaaagaaaattaatttaaaatttaagcaAGGCAATGTCGCTGAAGCAGATGAACCTACAAATATAAAAGAAACTAAATCTTCTAGTTCATAA